Proteins encoded by one window of Longimicrobiaceae bacterium:
- a CDS encoding S9 family peptidase — MTPRALRALAPLCLGAVFAASAPAAAAAQEPRPLTALDLYHLRTASGVAVSPDGRRVAYVVTRADSAENRYKRDLWIANADGSGARRLTWTESANFGDPAFSPDGRFLAFTSARAGGKAQVWVLPLAEGGEAWALTDLKTGAANPAWSPGGDRIAFTSSLTPEELAGDAGARRDSARVDAAAMRNIHRDRAAALAAIRAKLEENEGPGGPRRVTRRNHLGETALAEERWAQLYVVEARPGAKPLRLTATAFPAGAPSWSPDGRSLAYAATQPPEGRHPDFEDDSDVFVIPAAGGTPRRIAEPRFTATNPRFSADGRWIVYQRQPYDTVFRTAVNSELVAMRADGTERRSVTAALDRGVSSFALTDDGWLYFTVQSEGAVPLYRTRLDRIDPRRVVSGPRGVTSFDVAGGTVAWAQMHPQRPSDVYAARADGSRERRLTALNDSLLARVYVGDYEEIWYPSFDGRRIQGWIVRPLGFREGSRPPLAVEIHGGPHSMWGPGEATMWLEYQTLAGAGYTVFFSNPRGSGGYGAEGLQSIHRNWGTPPARDVLVGADSVLARGLADPQRQAVTGGSYAGYLTSWIIAKEAPERFDAAVAQRGVYDLGIWWGASNTFELFEGEFGVRPWEDPQIVREQSPITYVENVRTPLLMLHGEVDYRTTLAGADAMYRALMALEKPVEMVRYPREGHELTRSGEPAHRVDHMLRILEWFERHVR; from the coding sequence CCGGCCGCCGCCGCGGCCCAGGAGCCGCGCCCGCTCACCGCGCTGGACCTGTACCACCTGCGGACCGCTTCGGGCGTCGCCGTGTCCCCGGACGGGCGGCGGGTGGCGTACGTCGTCACCCGCGCCGACTCGGCGGAGAACCGCTACAAGCGCGACCTGTGGATCGCGAACGCGGATGGCTCCGGCGCGCGGCGGCTGACGTGGACCGAGAGCGCCAACTTCGGCGACCCCGCCTTCTCGCCGGACGGGCGGTTCCTGGCCTTCACCTCCGCGCGCGCGGGCGGGAAGGCGCAGGTGTGGGTGCTCCCCCTCGCCGAGGGCGGCGAGGCGTGGGCCCTCACCGACCTGAAGACCGGCGCCGCGAACCCGGCCTGGTCGCCGGGGGGCGACCGCATCGCCTTCACCTCGTCGCTCACGCCGGAGGAGCTGGCAGGGGACGCGGGCGCACGGCGGGACAGCGCCCGCGTGGACGCCGCCGCCATGCGGAACATCCATCGCGACCGCGCCGCCGCGCTGGCGGCCATCCGCGCCAAGCTGGAGGAGAACGAGGGCCCCGGGGGCCCGCGCCGCGTCACGCGCCGCAACCACCTGGGCGAGACGGCGCTGGCGGAGGAGCGCTGGGCGCAGCTCTACGTGGTGGAGGCGCGCCCCGGGGCGAAGCCGCTGCGGCTCACCGCCACCGCCTTCCCCGCGGGCGCGCCGTCGTGGTCGCCGGACGGGCGCTCCCTGGCGTACGCCGCCACCCAGCCGCCGGAGGGGCGCCACCCCGACTTCGAGGACGACTCGGACGTGTTCGTGATCCCCGCCGCCGGGGGGACGCCGCGCCGGATCGCGGAGCCGCGCTTCACCGCCACCAACCCGCGCTTCTCCGCGGACGGCCGCTGGATCGTGTACCAGCGGCAGCCGTACGACACCGTGTTCCGCACCGCGGTCAACTCGGAGCTGGTGGCGATGCGCGCCGACGGCACGGAGCGCCGCAGCGTGACCGCGGCGCTGGACCGCGGCGTCTCCTCGTTCGCGCTGACGGACGACGGATGGCTGTACTTCACAGTGCAGTCGGAGGGCGCGGTGCCGCTCTACCGCACCCGCCTGGACCGGATCGACCCGCGCCGGGTGGTGTCCGGCCCGCGGGGCGTCACCTCGTTCGACGTGGCGGGCGGCACGGTCGCCTGGGCGCAGATGCACCCGCAGCGCCCCAGCGACGTGTACGCGGCGCGCGCGGATGGGTCGCGCGAGCGGCGCCTGACGGCGCTGAACGACTCGCTCCTGGCGCGGGTGTACGTGGGCGACTACGAGGAGATCTGGTATCCCTCGTTCGACGGGCGCCGGATCCAGGGGTGGATCGTCCGCCCCCTGGGCTTCCGGGAGGGCTCGCGCCCGCCGCTGGCGGTGGAGATCCACGGCGGCCCGCACTCCATGTGGGGGCCGGGGGAGGCCACCATGTGGCTGGAGTACCAGACGCTGGCGGGCGCCGGGTACACCGTCTTCTTCTCCAACCCGCGCGGCTCGGGCGGCTACGGCGCCGAGGGGCTGCAGAGCATCCATCGCAACTGGGGGACGCCCCCCGCGCGCGACGTGCTCGTGGGCGCGGACAGCGTGCTCGCCCGCGGGCTGGCGGACCCGCAGCGGCAGGCGGTCACCGGCGGGAGCTACGCCGGCTACCTGACGAGCTGGATCATCGCCAAAGAGGCGCCGGAGCGATTCGACGCCGCGGTGGCGCAGCGCGGGGTGTACGACCTGGGGATCTGGTGGGGCGCCTCCAACACCTTCGAGCTGTTCGAGGGGGAGTTCGGGGTGCGCCCGTGGGAGGATCCGCAGATCGTGCGCGAACAGTCGCCCATCACCTACGTGGAGAACGTCCGCACCCCCCTGCTGATGCTGCACGGCGAGGTGGACTACCGCACCACGCTGGCCGGGGCGGACGCGATGTACCGGGCGCTGATGGCGCTTGAGAAGCCGGTGGAGATGGTGCGCTACCCGCGCGAAGGGCACGAGCTGACGCGCTCGGGCGAGCCGGCGCACCGGGTGGACCACATGCTCCGGATCCTGGAGTGGTTCGAGCGGCACGTGCGGTAG